GAGGAGAGGAGGCTGGTCACCTCGAAGCCTCGCTCGCGGGCGAGCGCGAGGGCCTCGTTCACCTTCGGCACGATCTCGCTGTAGCGCACCAGGTAGCGGGCGGCGTCGGGGTTGGTCTCCGGGCAGATGAGCGCCGAGACGTGGTAGGTCGGCCGGACCGCTGCCTCGAGGCCAGGCAGCCCCGCCACCAGCACCGGCAGGTGCTCGAGGTTCAGGGAGCTGACGACGGTGTTGAGGATGAGCTGGTGGCCCGCGTCGAGGAGCCGGCTGATGCCCTCGAGGGCCTCGAGGAGCAGACCCTCGGTGCCGGTGCAGGCGTCGTAGATCTCCTCCGAGAGGCCGTGCAGCGAGACGAAGAAGGAGAGCTTGGGGCTGGCCGGGATCTGCGCCGGATCGATGTCGCGGGCGAAGCGCACCGCGTTGGTCTGGACCTGCACCCGGCCGATGCCCGGGTGCTCCAGGGCGGTGAGCAGCTCCTCCCGGAAGGTGGGCTTGAGGGTGGGCTCGCCCCCGGTGAGGGAGAACATCGCCCCCGGGAGGAGCTCCGCGGTCTGCTCGATGCAGGCGACCACCGTCTCGGTGCTGGGCAGGTCGTGCTTGGGTCCGGAGCAGAAGGGGCAGCGCTGGTTGCAGCCCGAGAGGGTGCGCACCAGCACCTCGGCCTCCTCCTCCTCGCCGGCGGTGGAGCGCTCCACCGTCACGAAGGGGAAGAGGCGCATCAGGGTGTCCTCGGGCGTGCCCGGCGTGCGCAGGATGGCCGCGGCCCCCGGCAGGCCGCCGGGCAGGCGAGGCTCGAGCTTCTGCAGCACCCGCAGCACGGCCTCCAGGATCCGCTTGCCGTCCTCCCCCAGCTCCCGGCGCCCCTCGTAGGCCACGGCGAAGCGCCCTACCTCCTTGAAGCTGCGCTGATCCGGCCGCCGGGGTGAGATCCGCACCCGCAGCCGGTCGGGGGCCGGCGCCCCGAAGGCGAGCTGGAGGTGACCGTCCCCGAGGGAGGCGTCCCAGACCTCGGCGCCGAGCCGGATCAGGGCCGCGTAGAAGGCGGAGAGCCAGCGGTGCTCCTCGGGGAGGTGGGTGCGGAGCGGTGGTGCGGGGCGATCGTTCAAACCCTGGGGTTCCCTCGTGAATCTCCAGTGAGCCGGGCCAAGACCACGAGGCCCCCGGCGGCGCGGGACATGATAGGAGTGCCGCCACCGGCCCCGCAACCGGCGAATTTTCCTGGGCCGGGTCACCCGAAGGATTTCGGCATTTTCTGCGCCCGGCCCAGCGAGTAATATCGAGCCCACGATCGAAGAGCGGTCGTGCTTCGTTGGTGGGGACCAGGAAGTGACCGAAAAGAAGGGGAGCCCGCACGCCGGGTGATCCGAAGAGAAGAACGACTGCCCGACAACCCGTGGGGGAGCACCCTCGTGCACGTGGTCCGTAGAGACGACGGGCTCCTGGGATCCTGCTCGCCCGGCGGAGCAAGGACCACCAACGATCATGGAACGCATCGCGATCTACGGAAAGGGAGGCGTCGGAAAGTCCGTCGTCGCCACCAGCCTCTCGGCGCACTTCGGGATGAGCGGCAAGCGGGTCCTGCACGTGGGCTGCGACCCCAAGCACGACTCCGCGATCCGGCTGCTGGAGCCCGAGGCCGGTGACGTCCGCACCATCCTCGACGTCCTCGGGAACAACCCCCACGCCGAGGCCACCACCGAGATCCTGAACATCGGCCGCCACGGCATCCACGCCTGTGAGGCGGGCGGCCCCCCGGCCGGGCTGGGCTGCGGCGGGCGTGGCGTCGCCCGGACCATCGAGTACCTCGACGAGGTCGAGTTCCTCGAGGAGGGCAACTACGACGTCGTCATCTTCGACGTCCTCGGCGACGTCGTCTGCGGCGGCTTCGCGGCCCCCCTGCGCAGCGGCTTCGCCGAGAAGGTCGCCATCGTGGTCTCCGAGGAGCCGATGGCCATCTTCGCGGCCAACAACATCGCGCGGGCCGTGGTGAGCTACCACCGCAACGGCGTGGTCCTCGCGGGGCTGATCGTCAACCTCCGCGGCAAGGACGTCGACTACTCGCACATCGAGCACTTCGCCAAGGAGATCAACACCAAGATCTTGGGCGTCGTGCAGCGCGACGAGCGCATCATGCAGGCCGAGCGCGAGCAGAAGACCATCGTCGAGTTCGCGCCCGACTCGGCCTCGGCCGAGGGGCTGACCGCGCTGGCCGGCGTGCTGCAGACGATCGACGTCAGCGACACCCCCCTGCCCACGCCGATGGAAGACGGGGTCCTCTACGAGTTCATGCGGACCTGGGGGCAGTGATGGCGAGCGAGGCCTTCGACCGGCTCCGGGGGCAGCGCCAGACCGGCGGCAAGCTCTCCCGTCTCCGCTTCTCCCACGCCCTCGGGCTGGAGAAGGCGCCTCCGGCCTTCGCGATCCGGGTCGTGAGCTGGATCGACGATCACCTCGAGGTCCTCCTCGGGGTGGGCCCGGGCAAGCAGGTGATCCTGGAGATCGTCGAGCAGACCGGCGGCCTCGAGGGCCTCGCGGCCACCGAGCACCTGGTGCTGCGCTACCGCGGGGACGAGATGCCCCGCAAGCTCGCCAAGCGCCTCGCGGCGGCCTTCCAGGCTCGCCTCGGCCCGGCCGACCTCGCGCGCATCGCCGGCTCCCTGGCCGAGGACCCCGAGCTGCGCGAGGGCCTCCCCGCCGGCCTCGGGGGCGGCGACCGCACCGGTCCCCCACCCTCCTCCGGCGGCGCCCCGGCCGTCGACGACGAGGTGGGCGAGCACGAGAAGCAGCTCAAGGGCGCCCGCCGGGCGGGCGGCCAGACCTCGCGCATCCGCTTCG
This is a stretch of genomic DNA from Deltaproteobacteria bacterium. It encodes these proteins:
- a CDS encoding radical SAM protein; amino-acid sequence: MNDRPAPPLRTHLPEEHRWLSAFYAALIRLGAEVWDASLGDGHLQLAFGAPAPDRLRVRISPRRPDQRSFKEVGRFAVAYEGRRELGEDGKRILEAVLRVLQKLEPRLPGGLPGAAAILRTPGTPEDTLMRLFPFVTVERSTAGEEEEAEVLVRTLSGCNQRCPFCSGPKHDLPSTETVVACIEQTAELLPGAMFSLTGGEPTLKPTFREELLTALEHPGIGRVQVQTNAVRFARDIDPAQIPASPKLSFFVSLHGLSEEIYDACTGTEGLLLEALEGISRLLDAGHQLILNTVVSSLNLEHLPVLVAGLPGLEAAVRPTYHVSALICPETNPDAARYLVRYSEIVPKVNEALALARERGFEVTSLLSSTHATVPPCTLPEGSFLPADGRHMSAAVQQESGTLEEGRDWVKAETCGGCAANAACLGVPRAYARTFGLDELRPLDERGRRSVAG
- a CDS encoding AAA family ATPase, yielding MERIAIYGKGGVGKSVVATSLSAHFGMSGKRVLHVGCDPKHDSAIRLLEPEAGDVRTILDVLGNNPHAEATTEILNIGRHGIHACEAGGPPAGLGCGGRGVARTIEYLDEVEFLEEGNYDVVIFDVLGDVVCGGFAAPLRSGFAEKVAIVVSEEPMAIFAANNIARAVVSYHRNGVVLAGLIVNLRGKDVDYSHIEHFAKEINTKILGVVQRDERIMQAEREQKTIVEFAPDSASAEGLTALAGVLQTIDVSDTPLPTPMEDGVLYEFMRTWGQ